One genomic region from Kamptonema formosum PCC 6407 encodes:
- a CDS encoding IS4 family transposase translates to MLPSFYQTHLQKQLTQAQFVLLTILLNLLQSEKQVRLERLARIFPYPITTESRRRKLQRFLDLPQLALADIWFPLIAYWLTTYCSVGQTLSIAIDRSQWGCINLFTIALIWRKRAIPLYWCLLPKLGNSNLQEQTLALQEVLPLLKNYKVIVLGDREFCSVDLGNWLKTKGVSFCLRLKKNHCIETESLIWQRLEQLKIVPGTALYFQGVRVRKTRPVIGFDIACKWKRDYGGIQVKEAWFILTDLGSLPVAIAAYKKRMGIEEMFRDCKTGGYNLEGSGLRGERFIKIILLMAIAYTSSIFQGTEIQKKHLQKYVSRQKDPRQKYYRRSIFGSGQDGEK, encoded by the coding sequence ATGTTACCTTCATTTTATCAGACCCACTTACAAAAACAACTCACACAGGCTCAGTTTGTTCTGCTAACAATCTTACTGAATCTGCTACAATCCGAGAAACAGGTGAGATTAGAGAGACTCGCACGGATATTTCCCTATCCAATTACAACGGAAAGTCGCCGTCGCAAGCTACAAAGATTTCTGGACTTGCCTCAATTAGCGCTCGCGGATATCTGGTTCCCTTTGATTGCTTATTGGTTAACAACTTATTGCTCGGTCGGACAAACTTTATCAATTGCTATTGATCGCAGCCAATGGGGCTGCATCAATCTGTTTACGATCGCCCTAATCTGGCGGAAAAGGGCCATTCCATTATACTGGTGCTTGTTACCCAAGTTAGGAAACAGTAACCTGCAAGAACAAACCCTCGCTCTACAAGAAGTTTTACCCTTACTTAAAAACTATAAAGTTATCGTTTTAGGAGATCGTGAATTTTGTTCAGTAGATTTGGGAAACTGGCTCAAGACAAAGGGTGTGTCTTTTTGTTTAAGGCTGAAAAAGAATCATTGTATAGAAACAGAAAGCTTAATCTGGCAACGCTTAGAGCAATTAAAAATAGTACCAGGAACTGCGTTATACTTTCAGGGAGTAAGGGTCAGAAAAACCCGACCCGTAATAGGATTTGATATCGCCTGTAAATGGAAACGCGACTATGGGGGAATCCAAGTAAAAGAGGCCTGGTTTATTTTGACAGATTTGGGCTCATTGCCAGTGGCGATCGCGGCTTATAAAAAACGGATGGGAATAGAAGAGATGTTTCGAGATTGCAAAACAGGAGGATATAATTTAGAAGGGAGTGGCTTAAGGGGAGAGCGATTCATTAAAATAATTTTGTTGATGGCGATCGCATACACTTCAAGTATATTTCAAGGGACTGAGATTCAGAAAAAGCATCTGCAAAAATATGTATCTCGCCAGAAAGACCCGCGTCAAAAATACTATAGAAGGAGTATATTTGGGAGCGGTCAGGATGGAGAAAAATAG
- a CDS encoding YajQ family cyclic di-GMP-binding protein gives MASTYSFDIVSDFDRQELVNAVDQTVREIQSRYDLKDTKTTLELKEESINVNTDSEFTLDAIHTILQTKAAKRNLSLKIFDYGKVESASGSRVRQEIKLKKGIAQEIAKQINKLIRDEFKKVQSSIQGDSVRVSAKSKDELQLIIQRLKEEDYPVALQFTNYR, from the coding sequence ATGGCTTCTACATATTCATTTGATATTGTCAGCGACTTCGACAGACAAGAATTAGTAAATGCTGTTGACCAAACCGTGCGCGAAATCCAAAGTCGCTATGATTTAAAAGATACGAAAACGACTTTAGAATTGAAGGAAGAGTCGATTAATGTGAATACAGATAGTGAATTCACTCTCGATGCTATTCATACTATTTTGCAAACAAAGGCAGCTAAAAGAAACCTTTCCCTGAAAATTTTTGATTATGGCAAAGTAGAATCTGCTAGCGGTAGTCGGGTGCGACAAGAGATTAAGCTGAAAAAAGGAATTGCCCAGGAAATTGCCAAACAAATTAATAAGTTAATCCGCGACGAATTTAAAAAAGTTCAATCTTCAATTCAAGGAGATTCAGTGCGGGTTTCTGCTAAGTCTAAAGATGAGTTGCAATTGATTATTCAGCGCTTGAAGGAGGAAGATTATCCGGTAGCGCTGCAATTTACTAACTATCGTTAG
- a CDS encoding MAPEG family protein, whose product MQLPVSTILLDSIAAAAALVYVPYLVVAYGRLQVGYDLKAPRAMFDKLPAYAQRATWAHQNSFETFVVFAAAAFMAYTTGQNSDEAGWAALIFVITRLLFSVFYILNVPLARSLMFGIGSFCTGTLFVLSLITVNG is encoded by the coding sequence GTGCAATTACCTGTTTCGACAATTCTGCTCGATTCTATTGCAGCGGCGGCTGCGTTAGTTTACGTACCTTATTTAGTCGTAGCCTATGGGCGTTTGCAAGTAGGCTACGATTTAAAGGCACCCCGCGCTATGTTTGATAAGTTGCCTGCTTATGCTCAGCGAGCAACTTGGGCTCATCAAAATTCGTTTGAGACGTTTGTAGTGTTTGCGGCTGCGGCTTTCATGGCTTATACGACTGGTCAAAATTCCGATGAGGCTGGTTGGGCGGCGCTGATTTTTGTGATAACGCGGCTATTATTTTCAGTTTTCTATATTCTGAATGTACCGCTGGCGCGATCGCTAATGTTTGGTATCGGTTCTTTTTGTACTGGTACTTTATTTGTTCTCAGTTTGATAACTGTTAATGGTTAG
- a CDS encoding NAD(P)/FAD-dependent oxidoreductase yields MKLSSKNLEASLNTVYDAIIVGGGMGGLSAAIYLGRYGLKCLVIEKGKGRSLWMQDLRNYLGLDPHTPGRDILNHGTKQALDWGADHLRGYVEEVTDEGETLAVRVKVGKKDSIYPVFRSKYLIAASGIMDNLPEVEDMQNLYNYAGYTLHVCMICDGFDMWDRKAVLIVNSESQINAAFVLNWFTPYISVLTHGLCEVSDTMREKLADHGYPLYESPIARFLGEKHQMSGVELKDGTVVEATTGLISMGSVYHNHYLKGIEGLEWDGENLVTNEMAQTSHSRIFALGDLKKGLNQVSIAVADGTLAATQIWRNIRRASTPRKWEENLVKSATEVETPV; encoded by the coding sequence ATGAAACTATCTAGTAAAAATCTTGAGGCTTCTCTTAATACTGTTTACGATGCCATTATTGTTGGCGGTGGTATGGGTGGATTATCCGCAGCAATCTATTTAGGTCGCTACGGGCTCAAATGTTTAGTAATAGAAAAAGGGAAAGGGCGATCCCTTTGGATGCAGGATTTGCGTAATTATTTAGGGCTAGATCCTCATACACCCGGTAGAGATATATTGAATCATGGAACTAAGCAAGCGTTAGACTGGGGCGCAGATCATCTTCGAGGTTATGTAGAAGAAGTAACCGATGAAGGAGAGACATTAGCGGTACGGGTAAAGGTAGGAAAAAAAGATAGTATTTATCCTGTATTTCGGAGTAAATATCTAATCGCCGCATCGGGGATAATGGATAATTTACCTGAAGTTGAGGATATGCAGAATCTCTATAATTATGCAGGTTATACACTTCACGTCTGCATGATTTGTGATGGTTTTGATATGTGGGATCGGAAAGCAGTTTTGATTGTTAATTCCGAATCTCAAATCAATGCAGCGTTTGTGTTGAATTGGTTTACTCCTTATATTTCGGTGCTAACTCATGGTTTATGTGAGGTTAGCGATACAATGAGAGAGAAGCTTGCGGATCATGGATATCCTTTATATGAGTCACCAATTGCTCGTTTTTTGGGTGAAAAACATCAAATGAGCGGTGTGGAATTAAAAGATGGTACGGTAGTTGAGGCGACGACTGGTTTAATTAGTATGGGTTCGGTTTACCATAACCATTATTTAAAGGGAATTGAGGGGTTAGAGTGGGATGGTGAGAATTTAGTTACTAATGAGATGGCGCAAACTAGCCACAGTCGAATTTTTGCCCTTGGTGATTTGAAAAAGGGATTAAATCAGGTGTCAATTGCTGTTGCTGATGGTACTTTGGCGGCCACTCAAATTTGGCGTAATATTCGTCGCGCTAGTACACCTCGTAAGTGGGAAGAGAATCTTGTTAAGAGTGCGACAGAGGTTGAGACTCCTGTCTAA
- a CDS encoding DUF433 domain-containing protein, translating to MTPVVIAEHIEITPGVCGGKPRIAGHRIRVQDVVVWHEQMGMSPDEIVSRYPTIALADVYAALAYYHDNLEEIRQQMQESEAFVQELQAKIPSKVQQKLRGQNLGKDPVSFG from the coding sequence ATGACACCAGTAGTCATTGCAGAGCATATTGAAATTACTCCCGGAGTGTGCGGCGGTAAACCGCGCATTGCTGGACATCGAATTAGAGTTCAAGATGTTGTAGTCTGGCACGAACAGATGGGAATGTCCCCTGATGAAATTGTGTCGCGGTATCCTACAATCGCTTTAGCGGATGTGTATGCAGCTTTGGCTTATTACCACGATAATCTTGAGGAAATTCGACAACAAATGCAAGAAAGTGAAGCTTTTGTGCAAGAATTGCAAGCCAAAATTCCTTCCAAGGTGCAGCAGAAATTAAGAGGACAGAATCTTGGAAAAGATCCAGTTTCATTTGGATGA
- a CDS encoding phosphotransacetylase family protein, with translation MAKSANYLLIGSTEAYSGKSAIALGMACQFQAKGQAIGYGKLLATYFRDDRADGADEDVRFVAQTLKLSESQLQPTLLSLDEVTIHKRLRGEDRTDYRQSLARHAQAQAPGLVLLEGPGNLEEGSLFDLSIPQVAETVDASVLLVVRPISQFVDALLSAKRRLGDRLVGIVVNDVPSEQLEVVTGMVRPFLEGQGIPVLGILPRSALLHSVSVNELVRQLKADVLCRSDRLDLMVECLSIGAMNVSSALKYFRKARNMAVVTGGDRTDIQLAALESSTQCLILTGQLPPSPLVLSRAEEVEIPVLSVDLDTLTTVEIIDRAFGSVRLHEPIKVECITQLMAEHFDIDRLIASLGQV, from the coding sequence AAGTCTGCGATCGCGTTGGGAATGGCTTGTCAGTTCCAAGCAAAAGGACAAGCTATCGGCTATGGCAAACTCCTAGCAACTTATTTCCGCGACGATCGCGCTGATGGGGCAGACGAAGATGTGCGATTCGTGGCCCAGACGTTGAAGCTTTCAGAAAGCCAGTTGCAGCCAACTCTGCTGTCGCTGGACGAGGTTACGATTCACAAACGGCTACGGGGCGAAGATCGAACTGATTATCGCCAGTCTCTAGCTCGCCACGCGCAAGCGCAAGCCCCTGGCTTGGTGCTGTTAGAGGGGCCAGGTAATTTGGAAGAGGGTAGTCTATTTGACTTATCGATACCTCAAGTGGCTGAGACAGTTGATGCCTCTGTGCTGCTGGTGGTAAGGCCAATTTCCCAATTTGTCGATGCTCTACTCTCGGCTAAACGGCGCTTAGGCGATCGCTTAGTTGGCATTGTAGTTAACGATGTTCCCTCTGAACAGCTAGAAGTAGTTACAGGAATGGTGCGACCATTTTTGGAAGGCCAAGGCATTCCTGTATTGGGAATACTTCCCAGAAGTGCTTTGCTCCATAGTGTCAGCGTTAACGAACTGGTGCGGCAGTTGAAAGCCGACGTACTTTGTCGTTCCGACCGTTTGGACTTGATGGTGGAATGTCTTTCTATTGGCGCGATGAACGTCAGTTCCGCTCTAAAATATTTCCGCAAAGCGAGAAATATGGCAGTAGTTACGGGAGGCGATCGCACGGACATTCAGCTAGCAGCCTTGGAAAGCTCGACCCAGTGCTTGATTTTGACCGGCCAGCTCCCCCCTTCTCCCCTGGTTCTCAGCCGGGCAGAAGAGGTGGAAATTCCCGTTTTGTCCGTTGATTTGGATACCCTGACCACAGTGGAAATTATCGACAGAGCCTTTGGCAGTGTGCGCCTGCACGAACCGATTAAGGTAGAGTGCATCACTCAGTTAATGGCAGAGCATTTTGACATTGACCGACTGATAGCATCTTTAGGTCAAGTGTAA